A region from the Ciconia boyciana chromosome 1, ASM3463844v1, whole genome shotgun sequence genome encodes:
- the PCDH20 gene encoding protocadherin-20: MGPPGSRGSTTARGSLQHLLLFLLFVGPFNCFASYSRATELFYSLNEGLPAGVLIGSLARDLRLPLAEGQRPAAPQPALSFTLASHGLGGQYVQLDNRSGELHTSAVEIDREALCVESSGATIFGGAAAASSSSSPSSESCLLLLDVLVLPQEYFRLVKVKIAIRDVNDNAPRFPVPHIRLSVPENAPVNTRLAIEHPALDPDVGTNGVQTYRLRDNYGVFTLDVEENESGERTPYLIVMGPLDRETREEYVTVIIAEDGGTPPLVGSATLTIGISDVNDNCPQFSDSQLNVTLYGNSSLGTHVATVHAVDMDLGSNAQITYSYSQKVPQPSRDLFHLDESTGTITLSSKVDGDTPRLHRLIILGNGPGCIPAVITVLVTIIKVMMRPPEVVPRFIANEAEGVVYLKELEPINTPIAFFTIKDPDEKYKVNCYLDGDGPFRLSPYKPYNNEYLLETTKPLDYETQQLYEISVVAWNSEGFHVNRIIKVQVLDDNDNSPVFTQQLIELSIEENNVPNAFLTKLHATDADSGERGQVSYFLGPDAPSYFSLDKTTGVLTVSTQLDREEKEKYRYTVKAVDSGFPPRESIATITITVLDKNDNSPRFINKDFSFFVPENFPGFGEIGVISVTDADAGQNGWVALSVLNGSDIFVIDTGKGVLRAKVSLDREQQSSYVLWIEAVDGGDPALSSTAKITILLLDINDNPPLVLFPQSNMSYLLVLPSTLPGSPITEVYAVDKDTGMNAVIAYSIIGRRGPRPESFRIDPKTGNITLEESLMQNDYGLYRLLVKVSDHGYPEPLHSTVMVNLFVNDTVSNESYIESLLRKEPDISIEEKQPQISIEPTHKKMESASCMPTLVALSIISLGSIALVTGMGIYICLRKGKKHHRADENLEVQIPLNGRINLHMLEKKPMEISNI, translated from the exons ATGGGGCCCCCGGGCAGTCGCGGCAGCACCACCGCCCGCGGGAGCCTACAG CACttgctcctcttcctgctcttcGTTGGACCTTTCAACTGCTTTGCCAGTTACAGCCGTGCCACTGAGCTCTTCTACAGCCTCAACGAGGGGCTGCCCGCTGGGGTGCTTATCGGCAGCCTGGCCCGTGACCTGCGGCTGCCGCTGGCTGAGGGGCAGCGCCCTGCGGCCCCCCAGCCCGCACTCTCCTTCACCCTGGCCTCCCATGGCTTGGGGGGACAGTACGTGCAGCTGGACAACCGCTCCGGAGAGCTGCACACCTCGGCTGTGGAGATTGACCGGGAAGCTCTGTGTGTGGAGAGCAGTGGGGCCACCATCTTTgggggagcagctgctgcctcctcctcctcctcaccctcaTCTGAGTcatgcctgctgctgctggatgtGCTGGTGCTGCCGCAGGAGTACTTCCGCCTGGTGAAGGTAAAAATTGCTATCCGGGATGTCAACGACAATGCGCCCCGCTTCCCTGTGCCCCACATCCGCCTCTCGGTGCCCGAGAATGCACCTGTGAACACCCGCCTGGCTATTGAGCACCCCGCTCTTGACCCCGACGTGGGCACCAACGGTGTCCAGACCTACCGCCTGCGTGATAACTATGGTGTCTTCACCCTGGATGTGGAGGAGAATGAGAGCGGGGAGAGGACTCCGTACCTGATTGTCATGGGGCCTCTGGACAGGGAGACACGGGAGGAGTATGTCACAGTCATCATTGCTGAGGATGGGGGGACTCCTCCACTTGTGGGCAGTGCCACACTCACTATTGGCATCAGCGACGTCAATGacaactgcccccagtttagCGACTCACAGCTCAATGTCACTCTTTATGGGAATTCTAGTCTAGGGACACATGTGGCCACTGTCCATGCAGTAGACATGGACCTGGGATCCAATGCCCAGATCACCTACTCCTACAGCCAGAAGGTCCCCCAGCCATCCAGAGACTTGTTCCATCTGGACGAAAGCACAGGAACCATCACGCTCTCCAGTAAAGTTGATGGGGACACGCCGAGGCTCCACAGGCTGATCATATTAGGCAACGGTCCTGGTTGTATCCCTGCTGTGATCACAGTGCTAGTGACCATCATCAAAGTCATGATGAGGCCACCTGAAGTTGTCCCTCGTTTCATAGCTAATGAAGCAGAAGGGGTGGTGTACTTAAAGGAGCTGGAGCCTATCAACACACCGATAGCATTTTTTACCATCAAAGACCctgatgaaaaatacaaagtcaATTGCTATTTGGATGGTGATGGGCCTTTCAGACTTTCACCATACAAGCCATACAATAATGAATACCTGTTAGAGACCACAAAGCCTTTGGACTATGAGACACAGCAGCTGTATGAAATCTCTGTAGTTGCATGGAACTCGGAAGGATTTCATGTAAACAGAATAATCAAAGTACAGGTGCTGGATGACAACGACAACTCACCAGTTTTCACTCAACAGCTGATAGAATTATCCATTGAGGAGAACAATGTTCCCAATGCTTTCTTGACCAAACTACATGCTACAGATGCTGACAGCGGAGAAAGAGGGCAAGTGTCCTATTTTTTAGGGCCTGATGCcccttcctatttttctttagataaaACCACAGGAGTTCTTACAGTTTCCACCCAActggacagagaagaaaaagagaaatacagatacACTGTCAAAGCAGTAGATTCTGGGTTCCCTCCAAGAGAATCAATAGCAACTATCACCATTACTGTATTGGATAAAAATGATAATAGTCCAAGATTTATCAATAAGGATTTCAGCTTTTTCGTGCCAGAAAACTTTCCAGGTTTTGGTGAAATTGGAGTTATAAGTGTCACAGATGCTGATGCAGGGCAAAATGGATGGGTTGCCCTTTCAGTTCTGAATGGAAGCGATATTTTTGTGATAGATACTGGAAAAGGAGTTTTGAGAGCTAAAGTCTCCCTGGACAGGGAGCAGCAAAGCTCCTACGTTCTGTGGATCGAAGCAGTTGATGGCGGTGATCCTGCCCTTTCCTCTACTGCAAAAATAACTATCCTTCTTCTGGACATAAATGACAACCCCCCTTTGGTCTTGTTTCCTCAATCTAATATGTCTTATTTGTTGGTCCTTCCTTCTACCCTTCCTGGCTCTCCCATCACTGAGGTCTATGCTGTCGATAAGGACACTGGCATGAATGCAGTCATAGCTTACAGCATCATAGGAAGAAGAGGCCCTCGACCGGAGTCATTTAGGATTGACCCTAAAACTGGTAATATCACCTTGGAAGAGTCACTGATGCAAAATGACTATGGCCTCTATCGGCTGCTTGTAAAAGTTAGTGATCATGGCTATCCAGAACCTCTCCATTCCACCGTCATGGTGAACCTTTTTGTCAATGACACTGTTAGCAATGAGAGCTACATTGAAAGTTTGTTAAGAAAGGAGCCTGATATCAGTatagaagaaaagcagccacAAATATCCATAGAGCCTACACATAAAAAAATGGAGTCAGCATCCTGCATGCCTACCTTGGTAGCTCTTTCAATAATAAGCTTGGGTTCAATCGCTTTAGTAACAGGGATGGGCATTTACATCTgtctaagaaaaggaaaaaagcatcacaGAGCAGATGAAAATTTGGAAGTACAAATCCCATTAAATGGAAGAATTAACCTGCACATGTTGGAGAAGAAACCAATGGAGATTTCTAACATTTGA